Below is a genomic region from Vitis riparia cultivar Riparia Gloire de Montpellier isolate 1030 chromosome 5, EGFV_Vit.rip_1.0, whole genome shotgun sequence.
AGCAGATGATGAAGTTTTCCTAATACTGAGGTTTCATCTTGACAATCGCAAACTCTATCTGACAAAATTGAAGTAGTGTTCTAGGAGATAATATCGAAACAAATTTTGGAAGATCTGAACAACTAAGGCAGCGTTTTCCTTTTGgtagctaaaccttgaaatataGTTACATAACAGAAGGCCAAAACAAAGGTTCCAGTCAATAGTTGTCATATGGATGGAGAAACAAGTCAATCATGGTGACATCACAGGTTAAAAAGAAGTGGGTTTTGCATGTCAAGGCTATCAATCATGTAAATTCAACACAAACATAATTATCTAAGCAAAAACTGTTGAGACCACGACATGCGGCTGCAATTAACCCATGAAGATCCTCACTATTTCAAACTGTGAGCCATGTCTTAGAAACAGCATAACCCACAATGAAAGATGGCTATCAAGAGATCAAGTCATCCACACAAAAGAAAGAGTTGATAATCAAtatgctaaataaaaaatacccataaaaaaatatatgctaAACCAAAAAACATCAGTGATAATTATTGCTgtaattgatatgaaaattgtcttCAAAAAGTAGTACACCAGTGAATCTGACTCAGAACAGAGAGAGATACCACAAAGAGGATTCTCCTTCACTTCATCTTTGCCTCTGTGAACAGAACATGACGATTTACCCGAGGGTCATATTTCCGGAACTCGAGCTTCTCTACCATTTTCCGAggattcttcttcttcacatAGAAGAATCCAGTGCCAGCAGATGAGACAAGCCTGATGAATATTGAAGCAGCCTTCTTCTTCTTGTCACCCATCCCTGGCTTTAAACAAGAAAGAACCAATCAAACTTCCTGGAACTGGAATCtttaaagaaagagaaaataaatccTGTGGAGAATAGCCAGAATCTTTAGGCCAGCATGAGTTAAACCAGGTCCAGGCGCAaacttcttatttatttatttatttttttgatgaaGGCACAAACTTCTCATCTGGGGTTCTAAGTTCAGAAAATTTGAGttgtccaaaaataaaaatcagaacCCAGTACTCAACTAATCATCTATTCTTTTGGTTTTATACTGCAGCTTATTATCTATACTAGCTGAACTCCAGATAAcccaaaaccaaaccaaaaagttTGCTACCCCACAAACAACTCTAGAGAACGTATATGTTGGGAACAACTCAAAAGATAAAGAAGTCTAATTAATTTCTTCATGCTCGTTCCAAGTTCGAAGTACCATTTGTGTATACTTTTGGATGTTCTTCTTTACGCACTCTTAATTGCTTTTacttagccaaaaaaaaaaaaaaaaaagttcgaAGTACCATTTGTACAAATAAGAATCCCCTTCGTTAcctatctataaaaaaaaaagaatcccCTTCATTAcatgatttcttcttcatatgGATAGATATAGGATCTATGGGGCAATTTTCTTAGAAATACATTTTGTGCAACAACCTTCCTATATAATAGAGAAGGATCccatgattttttctttttgatagagAAGGATCCCATGATCCTGAACCGATCTTACCTGGGATCGCAAATCCCAAGTTTGTCTATGAAGAGCGGATCTAATTGCATTAGTGTCTATAATTGATTTCTTCTGTGTAATACTAATCGATAGGGCCTCATTGGTAAGTGCTACAAGATCTTGTGCATTGGAACCCATGGTTATGGACCCAAATCTATTAGTATGGAACATTTTATTTTCCAAGTGAAATGCCCTAGTGTATGAAAGATTGAAGAAGTGCTTGCATTGTTGTGGAATAAGAAACCTTCATATCTTAATACATGTATTTAATTCATTCAAAGCTATTAGAGCAGGATCCACTTTTTGGGGAATATGAGTTGAAGCAATAACAAGAATATATCTAGTGGAACATCTTTCACAATCtctggagagagagagagagagagagatagttCACTAATAGACTGAGGGATAAGTAATTCGACTAATTCATATCCAAATCATGAATGTTTGGAATCCATATTATGCAAGGGGACATTGTTTTTGCTAATTTGAATAAAAGGGTGATATAAAATTGGTTTATTTCAAGCATCATATCCATAGTTACTGCATTCATCATAGTTAGTAGGGATCCTCCACCCCCACCTCATTACATTGAGTACTTGATTTGGCTTCACCCAAATACGACAAAACAAATGCTTACATAAACCATGAATCTTCAAACCATTTTAAGTCTTCTTTTCCATCCACATAATGAAACAGTGAGATGTACTTTCGTTTCTCTAACTAAGTTCCACAGTCACATGTTCACAAATCACAATGGAATCTAAAATTATGATCAACCATGAAGTGCAAGTATTAATGAGTATAAGTTGGTATGAACTTCAAATCAGAAGATGAAAGATAGAGGGCAAGACAGGAAGTTGCAACTTGACCTACCTCGATAAAGTTCTATTCATGATCATGACATACATGTGCCAATACCATAGTTACAGAAAGAAGCAACACAACAAAGGAGACCTAGTAGAAGATTGTAACTGAGTTTGGCTCCTCTCCTTTCATCATCTCCTGGAAGAAAAAACCCTTAACCAGACCTCATAAAGCCCAATACAAAGTACATTTAACATGCTTAATTAGTACCCCATCCATACTTCTTGTGCTACTATCTCCATTTTCTATCCATCACTGCTCTACATTATTGGAAACACAGATAATTTCCTGATTATGCTCAATAGTCTTAGTACTTCTCCTTTTTGGTTGGTCTTTCCTGGTTTACATTGTAAGGTTTTATCAACCACCCATTACCACTGCAATTCCTTAAATTTACTTGCCTATTTTCATTAATGGTATTGGCATCATGCAGATTCACATTggtttttgtatagttttggcTACTGCTCCTTCAATAGTCTTTGAGTTCCAGACACATCTATATCTGAATTTGTAACTAATATGTGAACACATTAATACCGTTGATGTTTCTTTAGATGCTCTTTTCAACTCTACTCCTAGAATTAATGTATTTCAGTCAGTTTTCTGAGATGTTGAACCAGAGATTATTTTAAGCCTTGCTTTTTATTGATCATAATAATCCAGCCACTAGTTTAGCAGGTAAAACAGAGCTTTAACTGTTTATATAGAGGAGATCTCACCATGTCATAAGACAAAGGAAAAGGTATTTTCACTTCTTTGCTCTAGCAACAGCTAGCTGCATTGTTTTTCAGATTAAAATCAATGTCACAAGTTCCAGACACAAATTCAacatattttctcaaaacaggATTGACTCCTACAGAATTAAAACTGAAGCATAGAAGTGAAGCAAACACCAAAATCCTCTTTCTATAACATTCTGCAGAGATCACTTCTCCCAGAAAATTTTAGCGTCAACTTAGTGAAGAGTATTctgaagattattttttttcctcaaagttGCGTCCAAAAAAAACTCAGTTTCACATTGAAGACCTTCATGAAATGCCCCTACAATTCCAAAAATCcatactatatataaaagtacGAAAAGTTTGTACTTTTCTCTCCCCTCATATTCCAGAGCACACATAGTTATTATTTAACTATGACAATCATAATAATTTGTCTTAAAATTCACAATAAATTCAcctttatgttatttaaaattcaccttaaaaatcacaataagaggttttttttttcaaggctTCTATTTATATCAGGTACATTTATGTTCACATGGTAAAATTATTGAACATCGATtgattaaattcaataaaatatttatatacataattGTACCCGATAATGTTCCCAAAATTCTAGCTTGAGCTGTAGTCCAAACATGAAACcctattattcaaaattttcagcaaCAGGTTAACAGCATTGATGAATTAAAAGCATTCAAAGAGAAACCCTATGtttgatttccaagaaaatagagcaaaaaaataaaaaaatccattttcattCTTCTGCCTTCTCTTATCTTTTccttccaaataaataaaagaaaagaaaataaacccaGGTCAACTAAGCCAAAAAGTCAGTGAGTGTTTTAAGCAAAGTGGCATTTTTCTGTATTTCCTAATCCCCCGGTGGTGAAAACCTGACAAttcaaaaatgaattattttctcatattttctctgCGTCTAAACTGAATctatttttatagaagaaaacatTACCGAACAGCAAAGACCGTCaatctaacaaaaatttcaGTCTAAGCTGTAATTCAAACTTGCAATATTTCCATGTCTGTTCAAAGAGAAATCCTAGATTTCAAAACTTCCAGCAACAGCATTCCCAAGTTATAAAGCACTTGAAGTAAATTCCGACCCTCTGCTTGGCtaacaagaaaatgaataaagatAACAGAAAACCACAATTTTATTCATACGTTATCTCTCTCACTTTCTTTGCtgccaaaaatccaaaaaacaaaaaataaaatcacatcaACTAGCCAAATATTCATACGAGTTTAGGGTAAAGCGTCATTTTTCTGCATTCTCGCGCCCTAGATGGAGAGAAGTTTACTATTCGATTTTTTCCCccattttctcagcatccaaaccaTTGTATCTAACCAAGAATTCGATGGATTGATTGAATTGGGTAGAGACAGGGAGCAGTGCCTTGATTGAACTCAGATCGATCGAAACGCAGCGTTTGGAGAAAAATACAGAATGATTCTCCGTAGGTCTGATCAAGGATgaaagtttccatttttttcgcCGAAGTTTCGCCGAAATTTCGGGTTTCGGTGGCCGGCGATACGAAAGAGGGGGGCGAAATGTCGATGGGAGAAATTTCGCCAAATTTCGGTTAAAATCGGCGAAAAAATCGCCGAAAAATGGATGCAGGCGAAAAATAGGCGAAATCTACAAAAAATCGCCGGACACTGCAATTTCTCGGTGAATTTTCGGTTTGTATcgccgattttttttttccgatttttcgggaaatttcccgatatttcctaccagtccagcccgcgcataggatacaaaatctgatcatgatttgcaggcaaaggttgtgttttttagcctggctcaaaaatcgtggatttagggttcgtgaaatttaaatccaatggcacaaaagcaaagcgacccctagaacagatccagaaaacacaggaagcaaaaaaaaaaaagcaatctttctggttttccttgggggttttgcatggattttctcggaaatcaaacgatgatgaattttcccggaaatcgaatgggggatggattttcttgggaatcaaacggggttgcagaaaaataaaaataaataacaagattagATGAGTACCtgggaggattgagagtggcagaggaaaatagggcctttttagggattctctcgtctggagggcaacttcacaaaagggcttcttgatggcCGAGTGAGAGAAGTAGGTGGATGGccgagtgagagaagtggtggccctttctatttttagatttagtagagattaaaaaaaaagaaacatatcatgagaacaattttcctctcactatataaataattattaattattcatctttattttgattaaatcactACTATGaactaaaatttgatttttatcatgatattttatgaattaaaattaattttataagataaattattaataattttaattatttaaataaattaatattaataaaaaagttattaccacatatttttaataaaattttagaaattaaatctcaaataaaatattttattgatatttcaatTTGGATCCGTGCATCTGATGGTCTAAATTGAAACTGGATATGATCTAACGGTCATAATTGAATCTCAAACTATGTgataatatgtataaattattgatatttactaaaataagtttttcatgaAACTTCATAATGAGTATATAAGTAATTATGTATAATATCgcatatgatattatatatatatacatattaaataaaTCTTCTATTATCCTTTTAAACATgtataaaatattcattataatattatatctaTATAGGATTATGCCGTACTAGAAATCAGCCCGCTTACAAGTTACAGCCCAATAGGTCAAAAATTGGGCCAGCCCAAAGCTCAGCCCATTTCACCTGGCAGATGACTCTGGGGAGTTTGCTTGCTGGCGTCAGAGGCACCGGTCTCCAATCTGCAGAAAGGCGTTCGATTTTTTCTCTCCAAACGCTGCGTTTCTTTCGATCGATCCCTGCGTTCAAGGTACTGTTCCAGTCTCTATTCCCAATTCAATCGATCTATCGATCGACTTCTAGGTTAGATATAAACCTGTTGGATGTTGAGAAACTaatgtgaaaatgaaaaagaaaaaagattgaaTCGTAATTTTTTCACCATTTAGGGCTCGAGAATACAGAAAATGACGCTTTACCTAAAACTCGAATAACTCTTTGGCTTAGTTGATccgatttttatttatttgtagatttattttttatttattttcattgctTTGGATTTTTGATAGCAAAGAAAGTGAAGAGtgtagtttttcttttatttttcttcattttcttggtaaCCAAGCAAGGGGTTGGATTTCACTTGAATGCTATATATCGTGGGAATGCTAGTGctggaaaatttgaaatgtaGGGTGTCTCTTTGAACAGACGAGGAACAATTGCAAGTTTGGAATACAGCTAAGACtgaaatttttgttagattGACGGTCTTTTTCTGTTTGGGAatgttttcttctataaaaatagATTCAGTTTAGATGCACATTTTGAATTGTAAAGTTTTGACCACCGAGggctagggtttctctttgaaTGCTTTAACTTGACAATGCTAttgctgaaaattttgaattacaagATTTGATTTCAGACTGAACCTCAATCCAGAATTTTGGAAACATTATCTTGTAGAATTGTgtgtttatgatttttaaagtgaattataaataatataaaagtgaatttattatgatttttaaggTGAATTTATTATGATTGCTGCAGCTAAATAATAAATGTGTAATGTGGAATATGAGGGGAAATAAGTTATATAATAACTTTGGGAAGAAAGAATTCTACAAACTTTTcatacttttatatatagtatagaTTTTTGGAATTGCAGAGACATTTTGTGAAGGTCACCGATGTTTGGAATCTGAAAGTATTTTTGGAAgcaatttgaggaaaaaaaaatcttcagaAAAAAGGTTGCTTCTACCCTTCACTAAGTTGACTCTAAAATTTTCTGGGAAAAGTGATCTATGCAGAAGGTTATAGAAATAGCATTTTGATGTTTCCTCCATTTCTGTACTtcagtttaaattttattgaagtcATATGTTGAATTTGTGTCTGAAGCTTGTGATTGCCTTGTAAATAACATGTTTATGGAATAGCAGATTCATGAAATTCACATTTGATATCTTACATCGAgtctgcaatttttttttttaattcacatTTTTGTGTCTCTAATTTTAGGTGCTCTTAAAACCGATTCAGATCacattgtttttgtttctatGCTTTGAAGGTTATTTGAAACAAGTGAGAGATATCTGTAATTTGATGGTTTTATGAATATTCATATAATGACATTCAGAGGAGTGCTAATTCTTGGTTTCCTATGGCAC
It encodes:
- the LOC117914966 gene encoding 50S ribosomal protein L33, coding for MGDKKKKAASIFIRLVSSAGTGFFYVKKKNPRKMVEKLEFRKYDPRVNRHVLFTEAKMK